One Coregonus clupeaformis isolate EN_2021a chromosome 21, ASM2061545v1, whole genome shotgun sequence DNA window includes the following coding sequences:
- the LOC121535287 gene encoding hypoxanthine-guanine phosphoribosyltransferase isoform X2, with translation MADDLTIQTGRKDGGIVIDDDWPGYSLELFNYPKHYSGDLECVYIPHGVIMDRTERLARNIMGDLGDHDIVVLCVLKAGYQFCADLVERIKALSRNSDHTLPMSVNFIRLKSYVNDQSTEDLHIVGAEDLSFLTGKAIVDTGKTMKTLLKHVEAFRPKMIKVAGLLVKRVPNSSGCLPDYVGFEIPNRFVVGYALDYNEYFRDLNHICVISESGKLKYKV, from the exons ATGGCAGACGATTTGACCATTCAAACTGGCAGAAAAGACGGAGGAATTGTG ATCGACGATGACTGGCCAGGTTACAGTTTAGAGCTGTTTAACTATCCAAAACACTACTCTGGAGATCTAGAGTGTGTTTACATCCCACATGGTGTCATCATGGACAG GACAGAGCGGCTTGCCCGTAACATCATGGGTGACCTGGGCGACCATGACATTGTGGTGCTATGTGTTCTGAAAGCCGGGTACCAGTTCTGTGCCGACTTGGTGGAGAGGATCAAAGCACTGAGTCGCAACTCAGACCACACTCTGCCCATGAGTGTCAACTTCATCCGTCTCAAGAGTTACGTG AATGATCAGTCCACAGAGGATCTCCACATCGTTGGAGCAGAAGACCTCTCTTTCCTGACTGGGAAG GCTATTGTAGACACAGGCAAGACAATGAAGACTCTCCTAAAACACGTGGAGGCATTCAGGCCCAAGATGATCAAAGTAGCAGG TTTGCTGGTGAAGAGAGTGCCAAACAGTTCAGGATGTCTCCCAGATT ATGTTGGTTTTGAGATACCCAATCGTTTTGTGGTTGGATATGCCTTGGACTACAATGAGTATTTCAGAGACCTCAAT CATATCTGTGTAATCAGTGAAAGCGGGAAGCTGAAATACAAGGTCTAA
- the LOC121535287 gene encoding hypoxanthine-guanine phosphoribosyltransferase isoform X1 has product MADDLTIQTGRKDGGIVIDDDWPGYSLELFNYPKHYSGDLECVYIPHGVIMDRTERLARNIMGDLGDHDIVVLCVLKAGYQFCADLVERIKALSRNSDHTLPMSVNFIRLKSYVNDQSTEDLHIVGAEDLSFLTGKNVLIVEAIVDTGKTMKTLLKHVEAFRPKMIKVAGLLVKRVPNSSGCLPDYVGFEIPNRFVVGYALDYNEYFRDLNHICVISESGKLKYKV; this is encoded by the exons ATGGCAGACGATTTGACCATTCAAACTGGCAGAAAAGACGGAGGAATTGTG ATCGACGATGACTGGCCAGGTTACAGTTTAGAGCTGTTTAACTATCCAAAACACTACTCTGGAGATCTAGAGTGTGTTTACATCCCACATGGTGTCATCATGGACAG GACAGAGCGGCTTGCCCGTAACATCATGGGTGACCTGGGCGACCATGACATTGTGGTGCTATGTGTTCTGAAAGCCGGGTACCAGTTCTGTGCCGACTTGGTGGAGAGGATCAAAGCACTGAGTCGCAACTCAGACCACACTCTGCCCATGAGTGTCAACTTCATCCGTCTCAAGAGTTACGTG AATGATCAGTCCACAGAGGATCTCCACATCGTTGGAGCAGAAGACCTCTCTTTCCTGACTGGGAAG AACGTCCTAATCGTAGAG GCTATTGTAGACACAGGCAAGACAATGAAGACTCTCCTAAAACACGTGGAGGCATTCAGGCCCAAGATGATCAAAGTAGCAGG TTTGCTGGTGAAGAGAGTGCCAAACAGTTCAGGATGTCTCCCAGATT ATGTTGGTTTTGAGATACCCAATCGTTTTGTGGTTGGATATGCCTTGGACTACAATGAGTATTTCAGAGACCTCAAT CATATCTGTGTAATCAGTGAAAGCGGGAAGCTGAAATACAAGGTCTAA